Within Raineyella sp. W15-4, the genomic segment ACAAGCCGTCCTGGAAGACGGTCGTCTTCCCCGGCCAGGGCTACGCCGGCTACTACAACCAGGCGATCAACGTCGACGCTCCGCACCCGGCCGCGGCGCGGCTGTGGCAGGAGTTCCTCTACTCCGACGAGGTCCAGAACCTCTTCCTCGCCGGCGGGGCCCGCCCCGTCCGGATGGAGGCGATGACCACCGCCGGCACCATCGACAAGACCAAGGCGGCGGCCCTCCCGGCGGCCCCGGCCACCACGGTGGTCCCGACCGACGCGCAGAGCAAGGCCGCCGGCACCCTGCTCGGCCAGAAGTGGGCAGCGGCGATCAGTTGAGCACCACCACGCTCGAGGCCACTCGGCCGTCCGGGGCGCAGCGTCACGCTGCGCCCCGGACGCGCCGTCGCCGCGGCCTGCTCGGCGCCCTGGGCCTGGGGCCCTTCGGCATCTACCTGCTGCTCTTCCTGATCCTGCCCACCGTGCTGGCGGTCTCCACCGGATTCCTCGATGGGCAGGGACGCTTCACCTGGGACAACGTCACCGCGCTTGCCGATCCGGTGATCCTGAAGACGTTCTGGAACAGCGTCTGGTTGTCGCTGCTCACCGCGGCGGTGGGGGCGATCGCGGGGGCGGCGGTCTGCTACGCCCTGCTGGGCGTGCCGCCGACCCACCCGGTGCGTACGGTCGTCGACGCGGCCTCCGGTACCCTGGCGCAGTTCGGCGGGGTGATGCTGGCCTTCGTCTTCATCGCCACCATGGGGCGCAACGCGCTGATCACCCAGTGGCTGCTCGGGATCGGGATCGACATCTACGCCGCCAGCAACTGGCTCTACGCCCTGCCCGGCCTCATCCTGCCGTACATCTACTTCCAGGTGCCGCTGATGGTGATCACCTTCAGCCCGGCCCTCGACGGCCTGCGCCCCCAGTGGGCCGAGGCGAACCTCACCCTCGGCGGGAACGCGCGCACCTTCTGGACGCGGATCGGCCTGCCGATCCTGGCCCCGTCGTTCGCGGCCAGCTACCTGTTGCTGTTCGCCAACTCGTTCTCCGCGTACGCCACGGCCGCCGCGCTCGCCAGCCAGGGCTCCCAGATCGTGCCGCTGCAGATCCGGGCGGCGCTGACCAGTGAGACCGTGCTGGGCCGGTCAAACCTGGCCGGGTCACTCGCACTGGGAATGATCGTGCTGATGGCGCTGGTGATGGCCGGGTATGCCGCGATCCAGCGCCGGGCCGAACGGTGGCGGTCATGACCCGGGCGACGCTCTATCCCCGCCGGGTGACCCGGGCCGTCATCGCGGTGGTCGTCGGCGCGTTCTTCGTGATCCCGATGCTGACGACGCTGGAGTACACCTTCCGCGACGGGACCGGGCATTCGCTGGTCCACTGGGCGAGCCTGTTCGACCCGGCGAAGGCGGCGGCGTACGCCCCGATCCGGGTCGGCCTGACCAACTCGCTGATCCTGATGGTTGTCACCGTCGCGCTGGTGCTGTTCCTGTTGGCGCCGACGATGATCTTGATCAACCTGAGATTCCCGCGGCTGCGGCGTCCGTTCGAGTTCGTCGCGTTGTTGCCGATCACCATCCCGGCGATCGTGCTGGTCGTCGGGCTGACACCGATCTACCTGGTGATCGGCCGGAGCCTGGGCACCGGCGCCTGGACGCTGGCGTTCGCGTACGGCATCCTGACGCTGCCGTTCGCGTTCCGGTCGATCCAGGCGGCCATCGATGCGACCAACCTGTCCACCCTCGCCGAGGCGGCCCGCTCCCTGGGCGCGTCCTGGTTCCAGGTCGTCTGGCGGGTGCTGGCCCCGAACCTGCGGAACGGGCTGCTCGCGGCCTCCCTGATCTCGGTGGCCGTGGTGCTCGGCGAGTTCACCATCGCCTCGCTGCTCAACCGGCAGAACCTGCAGACCTCCCTGGTGCTGGTCAACCGGCAGGACGCCTACATCGCGGTGGTGTTCTCGCTGCTCGCGCTGGCGTTCTGCTTCGTACTGCTCCTGCTGATCGGGAGGACCGGACGCGCCGGCACCCGCCGCCTGCACAGAAGGGAACGGGCATGACCCTCCAGAGGACCGACGGGCAGGCCGCGGACGATCGCCCCACCGGCGACCTCGCCGCCCGCACCGCCACCGACGTCATCCTGGACGCGGTGGTGAAGGACTTCGGCAGCACGCGGGTGTTGCACGGGCTCGACCTGCACATCAGGGCGGGTGAGTTCGTCTCCCTGCTGGGGCCGTCGGGGTGCGGCAAGACGACCGCCCTGCGGCTGATCGCCGGGCTGGAGGACCTGACCTCCGGCGTGATCCGGATGAACGACACCGACGTCTCGGACGTGCCCACCAACCGCCGCGACATCGGCATGGTGTTCCAGTCGTACTCGCTGTTCCCGCACCTCACCGTGCAGGCCAACACCGAGTTCGGCCTGGCGATGCGCAAGGTGCCCGCGGCGCGGGCCCGTTCGCTGGCCGCGGACGCCCTGGAACTGGTCGGTCTGGGACACCTGTCCCAGCGCTACCCGCACGAGCTGTCCGGCGGGCAGCAGCAGCGGGTGGCGTTGGCCCGGGCACTGGTCACCTCACCGAAGGTGCTGCTGCTGGACGAGCCGTTGTCGGCGCTGGACGCCCGGGTGCGCGTGCAACTGCGGATGGAGATCCGGCGGATCCAGGCCGAGCTCGGCATCACCACGGTCTTCGTCACCCACGACCAGGAGGAGGCACTGGCCATCTCCGACCGGGTGGCGGTGATGGACGCCGGACGGATCGAGCAGATCGGTACCCCCGAGGAGCTCTACCTCACCCCGGCCACCCCGGTGGTGGCGGCCTTCGTCGGCCTGTCGAGCCTGCTGCGGGCCCGGGTGACCGGTGGCCGGGCGCGGATCTGGGACCAGGACCTGCCGGTGATCGGTGAGGTCCCCGACGGGGACGCCGAGGCGTTCGTACGGCCCGAGCATGTCCGGCTGGCGAGTGACGGCGAGCCCTCGGTACCGGTCGTGGTGGAGACGAGCACCTTCCTCGGCTCGATCCGACGGACGCTGCTGCGGGCGGCAGACGGTCAACTGCTCACCATGCAGCACGCGGCCGACCTGGATCTGGAGCGCGGTGCCAGCGCTCGGGTGACGCTGCTGCCGATGCCGGTCGTGGTGCGGGCGGCGGCCCAGGTCTGATGTCTGATCCGCGCACCAACATCCTGGTCCTGGGCATCGACGGCCTGCGGCTGTCGATCGCCCTGGAGGACGGTGTGGCGTCAAGCCTGTCCCGGCTGTACGCCCGGGGCCGGAGCACCGAGCTGGAAATGGCCGTGCCGACGATCTCGGGTCCGGGCTGGTCGACCCTGCTGACCGGCACCACCATCGCCGAACACGGCGTGCTCGACAACACCTTCGTCGGACACCGGCTCTTCGCCCACCCCGACCTGCTGTCCCGGGCCTACTACCAGGACCAGTCCACCCGTACCTTCGCGGCCGCGGGCTGGCCGCCGCTGGTCTCGCCGATCGGCCTGGGACCGGTGATCCAGCAGCGGACCGAACAGCAGAAGGCGGACCTGCACCGGGTGATCGTCCGGGACGGCGAGACCTTCGGCTACGCGTGGGCCGACGGGCAGGTGCACGACTACACCCGGGCGGCCCTGTCACGGTCGGATGCCCCCAACCTGTCGTTCGCCTATTTCTCCTCCATCGACGAGGCCGGCCACCTGTACGGCCTGATGGGCAGCGAGTACCGCGACGCGGTGCGCGCCACCGATGCGCGGATCGGTTCGTTGGTGTCGTGTGTGGAGCAGCGCTCGGCGGAGCGTGACGAGCGCTGGCTGGTGGCGGTGCTCACCGACCACGGGCACCTCGACCAGGGCGGCCACGGGGGCGCCACTCCGCAGGAGCGTGCGTCGTTCCTGCTGTTGTGGTCGCCACAGGGCGCCGACGCGGTGCCGGAGCTCCCGGACGACCTGGCGCCCGAGCAGGTGGCCGGTCTGCTGCTCGCACAGCGACGTCCGCGCTGAGGTCCGGGCTCCGGTCTCCTCGTCCGGTGCCACGCGCGGGTCGGCTACCCGCGGCGGTCGTCCTCGTGACGTTCCCGCATGCCGTCGGCGGTCCACCGGGCCCATCGTGGGTCCTGGCCCGCGCGCTGGAGGGTGTCCAGCCGTTCCCGGTCGGGCCATGATGTGGTGACCCGGTCGATGGTGTCCAGGTCTCGCCGGTGGTCCCGGCCGACGACAGGGAACGAACCGGGCGCGGTGACCAGCCGGGCCGCAGTGACCCAGCCAGGACGGGAATCCGCCAGCGTGACGATGCCACGCACCGATCCGGGGCGGTGGTGTCCGGATCGCAGAGGAGCCCGGGCGACGACCAGCATGGGCCGGGGCACGGTGTCGGGGATCCGCGTCGGACCGGTGGAGACCTTCATGCTTCAACGGTAGGTGGGGCCGGGAGCCCTCTCGCGAGTCACTGTGACTCGCCTCACGACTAGACTGACGCCATGAGTGAGACGGTGACACCGCGTCAGGTGACCGAGGCCGTTCCCGGCTGGCGGGTGATCTCGGGCGCGCTCCACGTGATGGTCGAGTGCGGCTCTTTCCCCGCTGCCCTCGACCTCGTCCATCGGGTCGGGGCCCTGGCCGAGCAGCACAACCACCACCCCGACATCGACATCCGCTACTCCCGGGTGCACCTGAGCGTCGTCAGCCACGACGTCGGGCAGCTGACCGACCGGGACGTACGCTTCGCCCGGGCGGTCAGCACCCTGGTCGACGACGCGGGATTTCGCACCGATCCGGCCGCGCTGACCGTGGCTGACGTCGCCATCGACGCCATGGATGTGGCGAGGATCCGCCCGTTCTGGCTGGCCGTGCTCGGCTACCGAGAGGCCGGTGACAACGAGATCGTCGACCCCGATCGGCTGGCGCCGCTGGTCTGGTTCCAGCAGATGGATCAGCCCCGCACCCAGCGCAACCGGATCCATCTCGACGTCGACGTCCCCCACGACGAGGCCGAGCGCCGCCTTCAGGCCGCCCTCGCCGCCGGCGGCCGGCTGGTCACCGCACAGTACGCCCCCGCCTGGTGGGTGCTGGCCGACGCCGAAGGCAACGAGGCCTGTATCTGCACCTGGCAGGAACGCGACTGACGGACTCGCAGATGGCACCGATGAGGTGACGAAGGATCCAGCGCCGCGGCGCCTGTGGGCATTTCAGCTGCAGCAACCGTTGTTGCCGACGAGGTTGTTCGACCAGATCGCCTTCCTCGTCGGCACGGTGGTTGCGGCGTGGATGGCGGTCGTCATCGCGATCCAAGGGTTCCGCACCCCGTGGGCGCCGGTCTGGGTCATTCCGGTCTGGGCGATCACGGCCTATGCTGTTCTGCCCCGGCTGCATCGGATGCTCTCGGACCTCTACGTTCCCGACTATTTCTTCGGCCGCACCCGCACCGCGGACGGTCTGCTCGGTGACCCGGTCAACCTGGGCGTGGACGGCTCCGCCGAGCAACTCGATCAGGTGATGACGTGGGCCGGCTGGCGCCGCGCGGATGAGATCACCGGCGCGTCCAGCTGGCGGATGATCCTGTCGACTCTCACCCGCCGCAGCTATCCGACGGCGCCGGTGTCGTCTCTCATGCTCTTTCGCCGCCGGCACGATATCGCCTATGAGCAGGAAGTCGCGGGCAACCCCACACAGCGCCACCACGTGCGCTTCTGGCATTGTCCGCCAGGATGGTTCCTGCCCGGCGGTGCCAGGGCCGACTGGCTCGGTGCGGGCACGTACGACATGAACGTCAGGCTGTCGTTCTTCACCCTGCAGGTCACCCATCGGATCAACGAGAACACCGATGTCGAGCGGGACTACGTGATCTCGTCGGTGTGCCGGACAAACCCCGCCGTGACGGTCCGCACGCTGCGCAACTTCACCACCGGATACCACGCGCGAAACGGCGGCGGCGACCACTTCATCACCGACGGCGACCTCCCCATCCTCGATGTTTCCGCTGTGGACGCGTCGGTGCCGCCGACCAGGCCGGACGCTGCAGGTCCGGCGTCGGCGGGCGCGACGATCGGGCGTGCGCCGCTGGCGGCCGTGGTGGCGTTCGCGCTGGTCGTGCTGGTCAGCGCCGTGAAGCTGGTCGGCTTCTTCGGTGCCGGTGAGGTGCAGGGGCTCATCGCCGCCGGGTCCGGGCAGGAGCAGGTCCCGACAGTGCTGGTGGGCGCGTTCGTGGCCTTCACGCTGAGTCAGCTCGGGACGTCATGGCTGGCGTTGCGTGGTGGACGCCGATCTCGCGCTGCGCTCATTGTGCTCCTCACCCTGGAGATCACGCTGGTGGCGATCGACTACCTCGACGGCAGCGCGGCCCTCGGGCTCGACTGGACACTGTTCACGGCGTCGGTGCAGTGCATCGCGCTGCTTGCGCTGTCCAGTGAGTCGGCCGGAGCCTGGGCGCGGCGGACTCCGGAGGTTGGTCCGGGTGCGGCGCAGGCGTGACGTGGCGATAGGTCCGCCTGTAGTTGGTCCTCGAGCCCGATGGTAAGCAATGGCGACCAGTCGGCCGACAATCCCACCTCCGATGATCGCCACCCCGAGCCATTCGGCGATTCCGCCGATGAGTACCTCACCGACAAAGACGCTGACCAGATTGTCGAGGTAGTACGGGTCTCGTCCGGCGCTGCTGATGTGCATCTCCGGCCGGGTCGGATGCCTGAGCAATACCAGTTGCAGGAGAAGGTAGAAGTAGTACGCGACCACGGCGGCGCTCCAGGTCAGGATGCCGGCGACCGAGGGCCGCCAGGGGCGCGGACGGTCGCTGGTTGCCGAACTGATGCCCGTACGTCCCAGGTGTCCGCCAGGGCCACCTGGATCCTGACGGCGTCGAGCCCCGGTACGGGGCGGCCGTCATCGTGAGAGTTGGCTTCTCATCTCGGCCGATCGCTACAGCGGCAAGTAGCTGACGCGTCCCTCCCAGTCGGCGTTGACACTGACCTGCGTGACGACCACGAGGTCAGCGATGACCATCCCGACGGGCATTGTGGCCGACGCGATGAATACTCCGGCCATCGGCAGCCCGGCGGCATGCGGTTGTGAGCGAAGTCCGGCATCGTAGCGGCGTCGTGGCTCAGCATCACGCGCCCTCCCGCGCCGCCCACGCCAGGATCGTGGGGTCGTCCAGGGTGCGCAGGCCGACGTCCTGTACGCGCACGATGTCAGTTTCCGGCGCGAGCCTGAGGAGGCCGTTGACGATGGCGCGGTTGAAGTCCTCGTCGGCCAGGAAGCGGACGCTCACGTGCCCAGACGGGCCAGAAGCTTCGCGCGCAACCCGGCGGTCGGATACTCGGCCTCGATCCGTGCTCGGGTCGTCGCGTCCTGCCGCTCCCGCTCGGAGAGGTAGGACTCGACCTCGGTCCGGTGGTGGAGGTAGTACGCAAGCACAGCATAGATGTCTGCCAGCGGCACCGTGTCGTACGACTCGTGGATCACCTCCTGTGACGAGGGTAGCGCGACAGCGGTGTGAGGCTCTCGTTCAGCGCCTGCTTGACGACGAGGCACAGGGTGCGAGGTAGTCGCACGGGCTGGGGGCTGCGCGTTCCCCACGACCTGCAGTCATCGCCCGCCAAGGGCACGGAGAGCGTCGCCGGTGAGCCGCTGACCGGTCCAGTCGTCCATGCCGACCGCGCCGATCGTGCGGTAGAACGCGATCGAGGGGGCGTTCCAGTCGAGCACGGACCACTCAACGCGGGCGTAGCCGCGCTCGACCGCGATCGCCGCGAGCTCCCTCATCAGCGCCAGACCGTAGCCGCGACCACGTTCCGACTCGGCGACGAACAGGTCCTCGAGGAAGATCCCGTTCGTGCCCGTCCAGGTCGAATAGTTGAGGAACCAGATCGCGATCCCGGCGATCACGCCGTCCCGATCGACAACATGGGCGAAGACGCTCGGCCGCTCGCCGAACAGCACGCCGTGCAGCCGCTCCTCGGTGTTCTCGACGGCGTCCGGCTTATGCTCGTAGACCGCGAGGTCGCGGATGCGGTCCAGGATGGCCGGTACGTCGGAGGGAGTCGCCGTGCGGACGATCGCCCCGTCGGGCAGCGTGCGGGCGGTGGGGCCATGCATGGCGGAGAGCTCCGTCCGTCGAGGAGGTCGTGGGTCAGGATGTGGATCCACGGGTGGGGCCAAGGCTAATCCATCGGACATCTGGCTTGAGGCACCCGACGACCGTCCTGGACCAGGCAGGGGACAGCTTCACGCTGACATAACACCCAGCTTCACCAGGGTTGAGAGATGTTGAGAGTTATGTGTGAAGCTCCGGTTCCGGGCGGCTGGAGTCCACCGGACCTTCAGCCGCCCGGAGGGGAAGCCTGGTACCACGGGGTGCGCGATGTGATGACGGCCGCAGTGGGCCAGCCGTGCGCGATCGAACCATTAACGTCTGTCCCACGGACGTCAGGGGAGGCGCTGTGGACGGCGGGTATGTGGTGGTCGATCTGGAGACGACCGGCTTCAACCCGACAGGTACGGACCGGATCGTCGAGATCGCGGCCGTGCACGTCGACGACGAGGGGCGACTGCTGGGGGAGTGGTCGACCCTGGTCAATCCGCTCCGGGACGTCGGGCCGGTCAGCATCCACGGCATCGCTGCGGGTGACGTCCTGGACGCGCCGACGTTCGCCGACCTCGCTCCTTTGGTGGTGGAGGACTTCGCGGGTCGTACGGTCGTCGCGCACAACGCGCGCTTCGACCTGAACTTCCTCACCATCGAACTGCGGCGGGCGGGCTACGACCTGCCCGAGCCCCTGTGCGGGCTCTGCACGATGGAGTGGGCGCGGACCGTTCTGCCGCAGGTGCCGCGTCGGCTCGAGTCGTGCTGCGCGGCGGCGGGGGTGACGCTCGCCAACGCGCACTCTGCACTCGGGGACGCGCACGCGACGGCCGAACTGCTGGGTGTCTACGTGCACCACGTTGCCGTGGAGCCGCGCTGGGACCGGACCGTACGGGAGACCCGCGCGTACGCATGGCCCCCGGCGCCGGTGCACGGGCCGGTCCCCCTGGTGCAGCGGGGCGCTTGCGGGCGACGCCGTGCCGGGGCATGGATCGACCGGCTGACCGCACGGCTGCCGCGGTCACAGAACCCGGACGTCGACCCGTACTTGGACGTGCTGGATCGGGCGCTGCTCGACGGGTCACTCAGCGTGCATGAGGAGTGCCTGCTGCTGCAGGTCGCCGAGGACCTCGGCCTGACTGCAGAGCAGGTGCGGGAGGCGAACAGTACGTACCTCGCGTCGGTCGCGGCAGCGGCCTGGGCCGACGGGGTCGTGACGCCGGCCGAGCACGAGAGCATCCGGGCGATCGCGCAGATGCTCGGACTGACCGCCGAGGACGCGGATGCGGCACTGGCCGAGATCCACGATCACGGCTGCGCCGAGACGGCGTCCCGACCCGAGTTCCGCCTGGAGCCGGGCGACCGGGTCGTCTTCACCGGGGACATGCAGCGGCCACGGGAGGAATGGATCGCCCTCGCCGAACAAGTGGGCCTCGAGGTCGGCGCGGTCACCAAGCGCACCAAACTGGTGGTCGCGGCCGACCCGGACTCCCTCAGCGGCAAGGCCCGGAAGGCCCGGGACTACGGGATCCCGATCGTCGGTGAGGCGACATTCGGGCGGATCCTGGGCGACGTGGCCAGGCGATGAATTGCGCGGGATCCGCAGGCTGCCGTGCAGGAGAACTGAACAACTTGTGTGGGTCGGCCTAGCTGGGGAGTCGCACCCTGCGTGCTGCGGTCACGACGTGTGGGCCGACCGTCTTCGTTGGTGACGGGTGTGGGCCTTCGTGTGGATGGGTGGCAGCTCGCTGAGTCGCAGCGCGGTTCGGTCGTCGGTGATGAGTGTCGTGACGAGCCCGGAGCTGGCGACGGCTCGGATCGCGGGGGCCTTGGCGGGGTCCCCGGCGGCGGCGATCACATACGGGATGGTCAGGAGATCATCCGGAGTGGCGGCGATGCGCCGCGCGTTCAGGTCGCCATCGATCACCCTGCCCTGCTCATCGAGGAACAACCCCAGCATCTCAGCTCGGGCCCCGGCGGCGTCGAGGATCGCAGTGTCCGCGGGGGATAGATACTCGCGCAGCTGTGTGATCGGGGGGCTCCACGACCCAATGGACATTACCGCGACGGAGAGGTCCCGGAACCGTGCGAGGTTCGCCGCGATAGCTGGGTCGGCGCGCAACACTGCGGCACTCTCAACCGTGCCAGCGAAGAGCGGCGCGAAGATCGGATGGGCGTTGACCGTCGACGTCCCGGCAACGCCGCGCAGGATCTCGAGGGGGGACTGGCTCAGGTCGTTTCCGACCGTGCCGGTCAGCTGGGCGATCGTGGAGGGCGGTAGATCGGTCAGGTGCTGACTGACAGCCAGCATCGTCCTGCCCCAGGAGAATCCGAAACTGTCGTTGGGTCTGAGGATCGACTGCACCAGGTTGGCCGTCATCTGCGCGATGCGGTCGCGCTCCAGGGCTTCACTGCCTCCCCCCGGGACAACTAGGCAAGCCGAGAGACCGAGATGTCTGGCCAGGTCGTGGGAGACCTGGCGCAGATAGGTGGTCCCCGGGCGGATCTCGATGGTGATGATGCCTTCGTCCCGACCCTGCTGTAGGAGCCTTGCCACCTTGAACCTTGAGATGCCGAGTTGTTGGGCAATCGCGGATTTCGGCACGTCGTCGTCGTAGTAGAGGTGTGCGATCCGTGTGATCAGCCCGGTGATCTCGTCATCCATCCCAGTCCCCTCGCTCAAATGAGCGACATTGTCGCCCTTTTCTTGACGGCTGTCTGAGGTAATCGTAGCGTTCATGGTGTGAGCAGAGGTGCTCATCTGAGCAGATGGATGTAGAGATGCGTAAGCACATCGTGGTGAATGGACTGGCGGTGGATGCCGTGCTGAGTCCCGTCGTTGTCGAGGACCGGCTCTTGCCGCTGCTGGGCTCAATGTCCCCGCACCCCGGTGCGGCGCGCTCTTTCGCCTTCCTGGCCGGACCGCCGGGGTGCGGCAAGTCGACCCTGGCTGAGCTGCTGCGCCACGCCGCCGCGTTCCGCGGCCTCGACTTGGCAGTCGTCGGGATAGACGGCTTCCACCACATGAATGACTACCTGGCTCGGCACACGGCACATGTGAATGGAAAAGACGTCCGGTTGGTCGACGTCAAGGGCGCTCCGGAGTCATTCGATCTGGACCGACTCCGGACTTGCATAACGCGATCGGCAACCGAGGACGTGGCGTGGCCGGGCTACGACCGACGGCTCCACGAACCTGTCGACGACCGTACGGCCGTCACCGCAGGGCGTGTGCTGGTCGAGGGCAACTGGCTCCTGCTGGAGGAGCCCGGCTGGCGCGACTTGAGAGCACTCGCCAGTCTCACGATTTTCATCGATGCGGGGCCCCCACTCCTGCGCGAACGATTGATCGCCCGCAAGCAAGCCGGCGGGATCTCTCTGCATGACGCCGAAACCTTCTATGAGGCCAGCGACCTCCCCAACATCATTCGGTACTTGGATCACAGCGCCCGCAACGTCGACGTGACGTTGACCTTGCGGCCTGACGGACACCTGGAAGAAGTCACTTCATGAGTTCCAACGCCCCCAACGCGCGAGCCCGTGTGCAAGCGTTCGGAGGATTCCTGACGGCGATGGTCATCCCCAACATGGGGGCCTTCATCGCCTGGGGCTTTCTCACCGCGCTGTTCATCCCCACAGGATGGCTGCCTAACGACTACCTCGCCCAGCTCAACACTCCGATCATCCACTACATCCTTCCATCGCTGCTTGCCTATACCGGCGGCACACTCATCCACGGCAAACGCGGCGGCGTGATCGGCGTCATCGGGACCGTCGGCCTGATCGTCGGCGCTGATATCCCAATGTTCCTCGGCGCGATGATCATGGGTCCGTTCAGCGCCTGGATTCTCAAGCAGTTCGACCGGTTCACCAAGGACCGCATTAGGCCCGGCTTCGAGATGATCGTCGACAACTTCTCGCTGGGCCTTATTGGGCTGGGATTGTGCCTCTTGTCGTACGTGGCCGTCGGACCCGCGGTCCTCGCACTCAACAAGGCACTGACCGTCGCGGTCGGAGCTCTCATTAGTACCGGCTTCCTGCCAGTCCTTGCCGTGCTCAACGAACCCGCGAAAGTGTTGTTCCTCAACAACGTCATCGATCAGGGCATCTACTATCCGTTGGGCATGCAGCAGGCGGCCGAGGCCGGCAAGTCGATTCTGTTCTGCGTGGCCTCCAACCCCGGCGCCGGCCTTGGGCTGCTGTGCGCCTTCTGGAAGTTTGGCGAGACCAAGGAACTGCGTGACTCCGCCCCCGGCGCGATCATCATCCACTTCCTCGGCGGCATCCACGAGATCTACTTCCCGTACGTGCTGATGAAGCCGCTCACCCTGATCGGCATGATCCTCGGCTCGGGCTTCGGTATCGCCACCCTCCAGCTCTTGGGGGGCGGGCTTGTGGCCGGCCCGAGCCCGGGCTCGATCATCTCCTACTTGCTGCTGACCCCTCGTGGCGACTACTCCGCGATCATCGCGGCAGTCCTCGTGGCCGGCACTGTCAGCTTCGTCGTCAACTCGCTGATTCTGCGTTTCGACCAGCGTCGCTCCTCCCACCGCAAGACCGGCAACGACCTCGCGGACTTCCAGGCCCGGTCGACGTCCATGAAGAACGCCGGCAAGGACGTTCTGTCGGGAGTCCTCAAGACCACCGAAACTGAGGCCACTGCCGCGAACTTTCTCACATCAGAGGAGCCGAACACGTCCGTTCCCGTCGCGGTGATTCGCAAGGTCGTGTTCGCC encodes:
- a CDS encoding AAA family ATPase, yielding MRKHIVVNGLAVDAVLSPVVVEDRLLPLLGSMSPHPGAARSFAFLAGPPGCGKSTLAELLRHAAAFRGLDLAVVGIDGFHHMNDYLARHTAHVNGKDVRLVDVKGAPESFDLDRLRTCITRSATEDVAWPGYDRRLHEPVDDRTAVTAGRVLVEGNWLLLEEPGWRDLRALASLTIFIDAGPPLLRERLIARKQAGGISLHDAETFYEASDLPNIIRYLDHSARNVDVTLTLRPDGHLEEVTS
- a CDS encoding PTS mannitol transporter subunit IICB, with protein sequence MSSNAPNARARVQAFGGFLTAMVIPNMGAFIAWGFLTALFIPTGWLPNDYLAQLNTPIIHYILPSLLAYTGGTLIHGKRGGVIGVIGTVGLIVGADIPMFLGAMIMGPFSAWILKQFDRFTKDRIRPGFEMIVDNFSLGLIGLGLCLLSYVAVGPAVLALNKALTVAVGALISTGFLPVLAVLNEPAKVLFLNNVIDQGIYYPLGMQQAAEAGKSILFCVASNPGAGLGLLCAFWKFGETKELRDSAPGAIIIHFLGGIHEIYFPYVLMKPLTLIGMILGSGFGIATLQLLGGGLVAGPSPGSIISYLLLTPRGDYSAIIAAVLVAGTVSFVVNSLILRFDQRRSSHRKTGNDLADFQARSTSMKNAGKDVLSGVLKTTETEATAANFLTSEEPNTSVPVAVIRKVVFACDAGMGSSAMGASIFSKNLKKQGSGDIEVTHVAIEDIPGDADVVVVHQDLAGRARKAKPDARLVTIQNYLNDPHLEELLASVTPVAKEV